A single genomic interval of Streptomyces showdoensis harbors:
- a CDS encoding HNH endonuclease → MSLHARPQLNSARRRSRKAQIAARDGWRCAYCRHRFRDLREATMDHVVPISLYRTWSVSALVLACLPCNRAKADRLFLSLALLLVWSADPTFTGVQPTNGPTGRAFTADGSAFTGPDRSADSDPIRLRPEEVDWLMLARLVHARSTTARSTPDQTKHQKSEQRGVRVGRLDSHRRTARMNTCERSTDRGVSA, encoded by the coding sequence GTGAGCCTGCACGCCCGACCACAGCTCAACTCCGCCCGCCGTCGCAGCCGCAAGGCACAGATCGCGGCCCGCGACGGCTGGCGGTGCGCCTACTGCCGGCACCGCTTCCGCGACCTGCGGGAGGCGACGATGGACCACGTCGTGCCCATCTCGCTCTACCGCACGTGGTCGGTCAGCGCGCTGGTGCTCGCCTGCCTGCCGTGCAACCGGGCCAAGGCCGACCGACTGTTCCTGTCGCTCGCACTCCTGCTGGTCTGGTCGGCCGACCCGACGTTCACGGGTGTTCAGCCGACGAACGGCCCGACCGGTCGGGCGTTCACGGCCGACGGGTCGGCGTTCACGGGGCCCGATCGGTCGGCCGACTCCGACCCGATCCGACTCCGACCCGAGGAGGTCGACTGGTTGATGCTCGCGCGGCTCGTTCACGCCCGTTCGACCACCGCACGGTCTACCCCTGACCAGACAAAACACCAGAAGTCGGAACAGCGTGGGGTACGGGTCGGTCGACTCGACTCCCACCGCCGTACGGCCCGGATGAACACCTGTGAACGGTCGACCGATCGAGGGGTGAGCGCGTGA
- a CDS encoding helix-turn-helix transcriptional regulator: protein MANEPIETLRAGLPDRYLTPEDIASMFSVPIETVYRWRKQRTGPPGFRVGRHVRYDPAAVRTWVQHQEAADTAA from the coding sequence ATGGCCAACGAGCCGATCGAGACCCTGCGCGCCGGACTCCCGGACCGCTACCTGACCCCCGAGGACATCGCCTCGATGTTCTCCGTCCCCATCGAGACCGTCTACCGCTGGCGCAAGCAGCGCACCGGCCCGCCCGGCTTCCGCGTCGGCCGCCACGTCCGCTATGACCCCGCCGCCGTCCGCACCTGGGTCCAGCACCAGGAAGCCGCCGACACCGCAGCATGA
- a CDS encoding tyrosine-type recombinase/integrase, whose protein sequence is MAGSIQDRWFKTETDANGKTVRTKTARHGSGLRYRARYFAPDGTRKSKSFADGQKRLAEQWLSSISADVARGQYIDPNAARTTFQEFAEGWLASQSGDPNTKASMQSQLKLHAFPRIGTRPLGSFQPSHIREFVTQLEASGMSGSYARVIFSNVRAILSAAVEDGCLPRNPCNSRTVTLPEMGARRVVPWLPERVFAMRAALVERFQPMVDVGAGCGLRQGEILGLSVEELDFDNATLHVVQQLKLSLSKPVFAPPKGGKLRDVPLPDPVVDALKAHMKLFPPVEITLPWMRAGGPPVTKRLLFTGPLGGHVWRTSLNEDHWKPALAKVGVIPAAKSREHTAAREHGMHALRHFYASVLLDAGESIKAVSEYLGHSDPGLTLKVYAHLMPSSRDRARQALGRALRPDDSPR, encoded by the coding sequence ATGGCTGGCAGCATCCAAGACCGTTGGTTCAAGACCGAGACCGACGCCAACGGCAAGACCGTCCGCACCAAGACCGCCCGCCACGGCAGCGGCCTGCGCTACCGGGCCCGCTACTTCGCGCCTGACGGCACCCGGAAGTCCAAGTCCTTCGCCGACGGGCAGAAGCGTCTCGCCGAGCAGTGGCTCAGCAGCATCAGCGCGGACGTGGCCCGGGGCCAGTACATCGACCCGAACGCGGCCCGGACGACCTTCCAGGAGTTCGCGGAGGGGTGGCTGGCGAGCCAGAGCGGCGACCCGAACACCAAGGCGTCGATGCAGTCCCAGCTCAAGCTGCACGCCTTCCCGCGGATCGGGACCCGCCCGCTGGGCTCGTTCCAGCCGAGCCACATCCGTGAGTTCGTGACGCAGCTCGAAGCCTCCGGCATGTCCGGCTCGTACGCGCGCGTCATCTTCTCCAACGTCCGCGCCATCCTGAGCGCGGCCGTCGAGGACGGCTGCCTGCCGCGGAACCCCTGCAACTCACGCACCGTGACGCTCCCGGAGATGGGCGCGCGGCGTGTGGTTCCCTGGCTGCCGGAACGGGTCTTCGCTATGCGCGCCGCCCTGGTCGAGCGGTTCCAGCCCATGGTGGACGTGGGCGCCGGATGCGGTCTCCGGCAGGGCGAGATCCTCGGACTGTCCGTCGAAGAGCTGGACTTCGACAACGCCACGCTGCACGTCGTACAGCAGCTCAAGCTGAGTCTGAGTAAGCCGGTGTTCGCCCCACCGAAGGGCGGCAAGCTGCGTGACGTCCCCCTGCCCGACCCGGTGGTGGACGCGCTCAAGGCTCATATGAAGCTCTTCCCGCCGGTGGAGATCACGCTGCCCTGGATGCGCGCCGGCGGTCCGCCTGTGACCAAGCGACTGCTCTTCACCGGCCCGCTGGGTGGGCACGTCTGGCGCACGTCACTGAACGAGGACCACTGGAAGCCGGCACTGGCCAAGGTGGGCGTCATCCCCGCGGCGAAGAGCCGGGAACACACCGCCGCGCGAGAGCACGGCATGCACGCCCTGAGGCACTTCTACGCCTCGGTGCTGCTGGACGCAGGCGAGAGCATCAAGGCCGTCAGCGAGTACCTGGGGCACTCTGACCCGGGACTCACGCTGAAGGTGTACGCCCACCTGATGCCGAGCAGCCGGGACCGCGCACGGCAGGCGCTCGGCAGGGCCCTGAGGCCTGACGACTCTCCGCGCTGA
- a CDS encoding phosphoglyceromutase, with protein MADAPYKLILLRHGESEWNEKNLFTGWVDVNLTAKGEKEAARGGELLKDAGLLPDVLHTSLQKRAIRTAQLALEAADRHWIPVHRSWRLNERHYGALQGKDKAQTLAEFGEEQFMLWRRSYDTPPPPLADDNEYSQAHDARYATIPPELRPQTECLKDVVERMLPYWYDGVVPDLLAGRTVLIAAHGNSLRALVKHLDGISDADIAGLNIPTGIPLAYELDENFKPLKPGGTYLDPDAAAAAIEAVKNQGKKK; from the coding sequence ATGGCCGACGCACCGTACAAGCTGATCCTCCTCCGCCATGGCGAGAGCGAGTGGAACGAGAAGAACCTGTTCACCGGCTGGGTGGACGTGAACCTCACCGCGAAGGGCGAGAAGGAGGCGGCGCGCGGCGGAGAGCTGCTGAAGGACGCCGGTCTGCTGCCCGACGTGCTCCACACCTCCCTCCAGAAGCGCGCCATCCGCACGGCGCAGCTCGCCCTCGAGGCGGCCGACCGCCACTGGATCCCGGTCCACCGCTCGTGGCGCCTGAACGAGCGCCACTACGGCGCCCTGCAGGGCAAGGACAAGGCGCAGACGCTCGCCGAGTTCGGCGAGGAGCAGTTCATGCTGTGGCGCCGCTCGTACGACACCCCGCCGCCGCCGCTGGCCGACGACAACGAGTACTCCCAGGCCCACGACGCGCGTTACGCGACGATCCCGCCGGAGCTGCGTCCGCAGACCGAGTGCCTGAAGGACGTCGTCGAGCGCATGCTCCCGTACTGGTACGACGGCGTCGTCCCGGACCTGCTGGCCGGCCGCACGGTCCTGATCGCCGCCCACGGCAACAGCCTGCGCGCCCTGGTCAAGCACCTCGACGGCATCTCGGACGCGGACATCGCGGGCCTGAACATCCCGACGGGCATCCCGCTGGCCTACGAGCTCGACGAGAACTTCAAGCCGCTGAAGCCCGGCGGCACCTACCTCGACCCGGACGCCGCCGCCGCGGCGATCGAGGCCGTGAAGAACCAGGGCAAGAAGAAGTAG
- a CDS encoding MDR family MFS transporter yields MSIDSLIRSARETVSGLPGGFWWLWLSTLVNRTGAFVLTFLSLYLTVELGHSAWFAGVVVALHGLGGVAGSALGGFLTDRWGRRPTMVSMHLAAATCALLLAFVTAPWGIAAIVLLMGVAMQGVRPSINATIADMVPAHDVRRAYALNYWALNLGFAVAAIGGGAAIVLGYRTLFLVDAAATALCALIVFLRLPETRPEAAVDQTTGKALAEPEVGVLTVLRDAPFRTLVLLNLFVCVVFTAPWIGLPLTMAGEGLGTSAYGAVIAVNGVVIVAFQLLVNKVTDKRSPALLLSVSSLLFAIGTGATALAGSSVAFAATVVVWTIGEMVHVPTNAAATARLAPEHARGRYQGVMGMSWAVAGTVAPLLAGWIVDGPGPDVLWIACAVIGVAAAVGYQTRLRSVLADAEEDALVAAPAAAPVATGTPGVETAADTGTGTTVAASAAPPADTVSAS; encoded by the coding sequence ATGTCCATCGATTCGCTCATACGATCGGCTCGCGAAACGGTCTCGGGACTTCCGGGTGGCTTCTGGTGGCTCTGGCTGTCGACCTTGGTCAACAGGACCGGGGCTTTCGTCCTGACTTTCCTCTCCCTCTATCTCACCGTCGAGCTCGGGCACTCCGCCTGGTTCGCCGGAGTCGTCGTCGCCCTCCACGGCCTCGGCGGCGTCGCCGGCTCCGCGCTCGGCGGCTTCCTCACCGACCGCTGGGGCCGCCGCCCCACCATGGTGAGCATGCACCTGGCGGCCGCCACCTGTGCCCTGCTGCTCGCCTTCGTCACCGCCCCCTGGGGCATCGCCGCCATCGTCCTGCTCATGGGCGTCGCCATGCAGGGCGTCCGGCCCTCCATCAACGCGACCATCGCCGACATGGTGCCCGCGCACGACGTCCGCCGCGCCTACGCCCTCAACTACTGGGCCCTCAACCTCGGCTTCGCCGTCGCCGCCATCGGCGGCGGCGCCGCGATCGTCCTCGGCTACCGCACGCTGTTCCTCGTCGACGCCGCGGCCACCGCGCTCTGCGCCCTGATCGTCTTCCTGCGGCTGCCCGAGACCCGGCCCGAGGCCGCGGTCGACCAGACGACCGGCAAGGCCCTCGCCGAGCCCGAGGTCGGCGTCCTCACCGTCCTGCGCGACGCCCCGTTCCGCACCCTGGTGCTGCTCAACCTGTTCGTCTGCGTGGTCTTCACCGCCCCCTGGATCGGCCTGCCGCTGACCATGGCGGGCGAGGGCCTCGGCACCTCCGCGTACGGTGCCGTCATCGCCGTCAACGGCGTCGTGATCGTCGCCTTCCAGCTGCTGGTGAACAAGGTGACGGACAAGCGCTCCCCCGCGCTGCTGCTGAGCGTCTCCTCGCTCCTCTTCGCGATCGGCACCGGCGCCACCGCGCTGGCCGGCTCGTCGGTCGCCTTCGCCGCCACCGTCGTCGTCTGGACGATCGGCGAGATGGTCCACGTCCCCACCAACGCCGCCGCCACCGCCCGGCTCGCCCCGGAGCACGCCCGCGGCCGCTACCAGGGCGTGATGGGGATGTCGTGGGCCGTCGCGGGCACCGTCGCGCCGCTGCTGGCCGGCTGGATCGTGGACGGGCCCGGGCCGGACGTGCTGTGGATCGCCTGCGCCGTGATCGGCGTCGCCGCCGCGGTCGGCTACCAGACCCGGCTGCGGTCCGTCCTCGCCGACGCGGAGGAGGACGCGCTGGTCGCGGCGCCCGCCGCCGCTCCGGTGGCCACCGGCACCCCGGGCGTGGAAACCGCCGCGGACACCGGCACCGGCACGACCGTCGCCGCCTCGGCGGCTCCCCCCGCGGACACGGTCAGCGCCTCCTGA
- a CDS encoding YbjN domain-containing protein, translating into MAEAADVRRIAEIAEIMVDTFKDAELEWESPEAGSYVVKLPGTRKLFTTLSLRIGRHSLSLNAFVIRHPDENEAGVHRWLLERNLKLYGVGYAIDALGDIYLAGKLPLTAVTPEELDRLLGSVLEAADGDFNTLLELGFATAIRREYEWRVSRGESTRNLDAFKNLTQNGQKGRPAG; encoded by the coding sequence ATGGCTGAGGCTGCGGACGTCCGGCGGATCGCCGAGATCGCCGAGATCATGGTGGACACGTTCAAGGACGCGGAACTGGAGTGGGAGTCCCCCGAGGCGGGCTCCTACGTGGTCAAGCTCCCCGGCACCCGCAAGCTCTTCACGACCCTGTCGCTGCGGATCGGCCGCCACTCCCTCTCGCTCAACGCCTTCGTCATCCGCCACCCGGACGAGAACGAGGCGGGCGTCCACCGCTGGCTCCTGGAGCGCAACCTCAAGCTGTACGGGGTGGGTTACGCGATCGACGCCCTCGGCGACATCTACCTGGCCGGCAAGCTGCCGCTGACCGCCGTCACGCCGGAGGAGCTGGACCGGCTGCTCGGCTCGGTCCTGGAGGCGGCGGACGGCGACTTCAACACGCTGCTGGAGCTGGGCTTCGCGACGGCGATCCGGCGCGAGTACGAGTGGCGGGTGTCGCGCGGGGAGTCGACGCGGAACCTCGACGCCTTCAAGAACCTGACGCAGAACGGCCAGAAGGGCCGGCCGGCGGGCTGA
- the mshA gene encoding D-inositol-3-phosphate glycosyltransferase, producing MSQYVSRFAGTLAAPPRLRLPGRHRTPRRVAMLSVHTSPLHQPGTGDAGGMNVYIVELAKRLAAINIEVEIFTRATTGGLAPVVELAPGVLVRHVDAGPYEGLAKEELPAQLCAFTHGVMQAWAGHRPGHYDLVHSHYWLSGHVGWLAAERWGVPLVHAMHTMAKVKNAALAEGDTPEPAARVIGETQIVEAADRLIANTAEEADELARFYEADPAKIAVVHPGVNLDHFRPADGRAAARARLGLPADAFIPVFAGRIQPLKAPDILLRAAALLLERDPSLRSRMVVPVVGGPSGSGLAKPEGLQKLAAKLGIGDIVRFHPPVGQERLADWFRAASVLVMPSYSESFGLVAIEAQAAGTPVVAAAVGGLPVAVRDEVTGFLVQGHDPADYARALGRFAEDPGLTAAMGAAAARHAGSFGWDTAASGTADVYTAAMHDHRLREQRRRVRSHHG from the coding sequence GTGAGCCAGTACGTGTCCCGGTTCGCCGGCACCCTGGCGGCGCCGCCCCGGCTCCGGCTTCCCGGCCGGCACCGCACCCCGCGCCGCGTGGCCATGCTCAGTGTCCACACCTCCCCCCTGCACCAGCCCGGCACGGGCGACGCGGGCGGCATGAACGTCTACATCGTGGAGCTCGCCAAACGGCTGGCCGCGATCAACATCGAGGTCGAGATCTTCACGCGGGCCACCACCGGCGGCCTCGCCCCGGTCGTCGAGCTCGCCCCCGGCGTGCTCGTGCGGCACGTGGACGCGGGCCCGTACGAGGGGCTCGCCAAGGAAGAGCTGCCGGCCCAGCTGTGCGCCTTCACGCACGGCGTGATGCAGGCCTGGGCGGGCCACCGGCCCGGTCACTACGACCTGGTCCACTCCCACTACTGGCTCTCCGGCCACGTCGGCTGGCTCGCCGCCGAGCGCTGGGGCGTCCCGCTCGTCCACGCCATGCACACCATGGCCAAGGTCAAGAACGCGGCGCTCGCCGAGGGCGACACCCCCGAGCCCGCGGCCCGCGTGATCGGCGAGACCCAGATCGTCGAGGCGGCCGACCGGCTGATCGCCAACACGGCCGAGGAGGCGGACGAGCTCGCCCGCTTCTACGAGGCCGACCCGGCCAAGATCGCCGTCGTCCACCCGGGCGTGAACCTGGACCACTTCCGCCCCGCCGACGGCCGCGCCGCCGCCCGGGCCCGGCTCGGGCTGCCCGCGGACGCCTTCATCCCGGTCTTCGCCGGCCGCATCCAGCCGCTGAAGGCCCCCGACATCCTGCTGCGCGCCGCGGCCCTGCTCCTGGAGCGGGACCCGTCGCTGCGCTCGCGCATGGTGGTGCCGGTCGTCGGCGGCCCGAGCGGCAGCGGCCTGGCCAAGCCGGAGGGGCTGCAGAAGCTGGCCGCCAAGCTGGGCATCGGCGACATCGTCCGCTTCCACCCGCCGGTCGGCCAGGAGCGGCTCGCGGACTGGTTCCGGGCCGCCAGCGTGCTGGTCATGCCCTCGTACAGCGAGTCCTTCGGCCTCGTCGCCATCGAGGCGCAGGCCGCCGGCACCCCGGTCGTCGCGGCCGCGGTGGGCGGCCTGCCCGTGGCCGTACGGGACGAGGTCACCGGCTTCCTGGTGCAGGGCCACGACCCGGCCGACTACGCCCGCGCGCTCGGCCGCTTCGCCGAGGACCCGGGGCTGACCGCCGCCATGGGCGCGGCGGCGGCGCGGCACGCCGGCTCGTTCGGCTGGGACACGGCGGCGTCCGGGACGGCCGACGTGTACACGGCCGCCATGCACGACCACCGGCTGCGCGAGCAGCGGCGTCGCGTACGCTCGCACCATGGCTGA
- a CDS encoding C40 family peptidase, producing the protein MNRRRHAIATITVVCALTVLASPALTLQAAAAPLPPLPPSQPKKTLEEVRKEIDGLYRQAAAATDAYNLAEEKADEQSDEIVKLARMIVAGNERIDDLKARAGAAARAQYRNGGLPDGAQLVLTNDPQLFLDNASRLKEGQKATRDLLGEMTRTQDELTTYAKDASVNWTKLEANRLKQAKAKKEINDKIAAAKKLESSLAAEERERLLRLEQQEQYRAQTAWLDSGVLKGLSDKATPEGKRAVEFATAQIGKPYVWGAEGPRSYDCSGLTQSAWASAGRPIPRTSQEQWRLLPRVDIKDMRPGDLIVYFKDASHIGMYVGNGAIVHAPRPGRNVTIAGAGSMEILGVVRPG; encoded by the coding sequence GTGAACCGACGCCGCCATGCCATCGCCACGATCACCGTGGTCTGCGCCCTGACGGTGCTGGCATCACCCGCACTCACCCTGCAGGCCGCCGCGGCCCCGCTGCCGCCGCTGCCGCCGAGCCAGCCGAAGAAGACCCTCGAAGAGGTCCGCAAGGAGATCGACGGCCTCTACCGCCAGGCCGCCGCCGCCACCGACGCCTACAACCTGGCCGAGGAGAAGGCGGACGAGCAGTCCGACGAGATCGTGAAGCTGGCCCGGATGATCGTCGCCGGCAACGAGCGGATCGACGACCTCAAGGCGAGGGCGGGCGCCGCGGCCCGCGCCCAGTACCGCAACGGCGGGCTCCCGGACGGCGCCCAGCTCGTGCTGACGAACGACCCCCAGCTGTTCCTCGACAACGCGAGCCGCCTCAAGGAGGGCCAGAAGGCCACCCGGGACCTGCTCGGCGAGATGACCCGTACGCAGGACGAGCTCACCACGTACGCCAAGGACGCCAGCGTCAACTGGACCAAGCTGGAGGCCAACCGCCTCAAGCAGGCCAAGGCGAAGAAGGAGATCAACGACAAGATCGCCGCCGCCAAGAAGCTGGAGTCCTCCCTCGCCGCAGAGGAGCGGGAGCGGCTGCTGCGCCTGGAACAGCAGGAGCAGTACCGGGCGCAGACCGCCTGGCTCGACTCCGGCGTCCTCAAGGGCCTCAGCGACAAGGCGACCCCGGAGGGCAAGCGGGCCGTGGAGTTCGCGACGGCCCAGATCGGCAAGCCGTACGTGTGGGGCGCCGAGGGCCCGCGCTCGTACGACTGCTCCGGGCTCACCCAGAGCGCCTGGGCCAGCGCCGGCCGCCCGATCCCGCGCACCTCGCAGGAGCAGTGGCGGCTGCTGCCGCGCGTCGACATCAAGGACATGCGGCCCGGCGACCTGATCGTCTACTTCAAGGACGCGAGCCACATCGGGATGTACGTCGGGAACGGGGCGATCGTGCACGCGCCGCGCCCCGGGCGGAACGTGACGATCGCGGGCGCCGGCTCGATGGAGATCCTGGGCGTCGTCCGCCCGGGCTGA
- a CDS encoding PP2C family protein-serine/threonine phosphatase, giving the protein MPVPVPRQRIDSLPAPGTATDLTLLVVEDDPAGALAVPELLDAVGTRVRIRTARNLTEAERLLTDDVHCVLVDLALPASRTADHDPLAPLRHILRLAPRHAVLALAASADAELAAEAVRVGAQDHLFREELDGRLLSRAIRYAVERKRADVVQVKLAESRLRAQENARLERGLLPTPLLEGSDLRFAARYRPGRSRALLGGDFYDTVRTPDGTVHAMIGDVCGHGPDEAALGVELRIAWRALTFAGLCGDELLSTMQQVLEHERESEEIFATLCTVDIAPDGRRAGLCLAGHPAPLIARHGSVARLLPYEDGGPALGLLPRARWPRRQVELGASWSLLMYTDGLIEGRSAGPGSPRLGQDGMVEMINRQLAEGLRGEELLDAAVTEVRALNGGELTDDVAVLALERERPRG; this is encoded by the coding sequence ATGCCCGTACCCGTACCGCGGCAGAGAATCGATTCTCTCCCGGCACCAGGCACCGCCACCGATCTCACGCTCCTGGTCGTCGAGGACGACCCGGCGGGCGCCCTCGCCGTACCCGAGCTGCTCGACGCCGTCGGCACCCGGGTCCGGATCCGCACCGCCCGCAACCTCACCGAGGCCGAGCGGCTGCTCACCGACGACGTGCACTGCGTGCTCGTCGACCTCGCGCTGCCCGCGTCCCGCACGGCCGACCACGACCCGCTCGCGCCGCTCCGGCACATCCTGCGGCTCGCCCCGCGCCACGCCGTCCTCGCCCTCGCCGCCTCCGCGGACGCCGAGCTGGCGGCCGAGGCGGTACGGGTCGGGGCCCAGGACCACCTCTTCCGCGAGGAGCTGGACGGGCGGCTGCTGAGCCGCGCCATCCGCTACGCGGTCGAGCGCAAGCGCGCCGACGTCGTCCAGGTCAAGCTCGCCGAGTCGCGGCTGCGCGCCCAGGAGAACGCCCGGCTGGAGCGCGGCCTGCTGCCGACCCCGCTCCTGGAGGGCTCCGACCTGCGGTTCGCCGCCCGCTACCGCCCCGGCCGGTCCCGGGCGCTGCTCGGCGGCGACTTCTACGACACCGTGCGCACGCCCGACGGCACCGTCCACGCCATGATCGGCGACGTCTGCGGGCACGGCCCCGACGAGGCCGCGCTCGGCGTGGAGCTGCGGATCGCCTGGCGGGCGCTGACCTTCGCCGGACTGTGCGGGGACGAGCTGCTGTCCACGATGCAGCAGGTCCTGGAGCACGAGCGGGAGAGCGAGGAGATCTTCGCGACCCTGTGCACGGTCGACATCGCGCCCGACGGACGGCGGGCCGGGCTGTGCCTGGCCGGGCATCCCGCGCCGCTGATCGCCCGGCACGGCAGCGTGGCCCGGCTGCTGCCGTACGAGGACGGCGGCCCGGCCCTCGGCCTGCTGCCGCGCGCCCGCTGGCCGCGCCGGCAGGTGGAGCTGGGCGCCTCGTGGAGCCTGCTGATGTACACCGACGGGCTGATCGAGGGCCGTTCGGCGGGGCCCGGTTCGCCGCGGCTCGGCCAGGACGGCATGGTCGAGATGATCAACCGGCAGCTGGCGGAGGGGCTGCGCGGCGAGGAACTGCTCGACGCGGCGGTCACCGAGGTGCGGGCGCTCAACGGCGGCGAGCTGACGGACGACGTCGCCGTCCTGGCCCTGGAACGGGAGAGGCCCCGGGGCTGA
- a CDS encoding DUF2516 family protein, with amino-acid sequence MLRDGFDSILWLVVGLVFLGFAVAALVFAAMAREDAYRAAEKQTKKFWLILLGINLVLNLLLPMLFLQIAGLIAAIVFMVDVRPALREVSGGGGRGRRGGGSSSDGPYGPYNGGR; translated from the coding sequence ATGTTGCGCGACGGATTCGACTCGATTCTGTGGCTGGTGGTCGGGCTGGTCTTCCTCGGCTTCGCCGTCGCCGCCCTCGTGTTCGCCGCCATGGCGCGCGAAGACGCCTACCGCGCGGCGGAGAAGCAGACCAAGAAGTTCTGGCTGATCCTGCTGGGCATCAACCTCGTGCTCAACCTGCTGCTGCCGATGCTCTTCCTCCAGATCGCCGGGCTCATCGCCGCCATCGTCTTCATGGTCGACGTGCGCCCCGCGCTCCGCGAGGTCTCGGGCGGCGGCGGCCGCGGCAGGCGCGGCGGCGGCTCCAGCAGCGACGGGCCGTACGGTCCGTACAACGGCGGGCGCTAG
- a CDS encoding helix-turn-helix domain-containing protein, with amino-acid sequence MASLNVGNLGEYLREQRRTAQLSLRQLAEAAGVSNPYLSQIERGLRKPSAEVLQQVAKALRISAETLYVRAGILDEKERDELETRAVILADPSINERQKQVLLQIYDSFRKENAAEAAQAAEQQAHQSPQPTET; translated from the coding sequence ATGGCATCGCTCAACGTCGGCAATCTCGGTGAGTACCTGCGCGAACAGCGGCGCACCGCGCAGCTGTCGCTGCGGCAGCTCGCCGAGGCCGCGGGCGTGTCGAATCCGTATCTGAGTCAGATCGAGCGAGGGCTGCGCAAGCCCTCGGCCGAGGTCCTGCAGCAGGTCGCCAAGGCGCTGCGGATCTCCGCCGAGACGCTGTACGTGCGGGCCGGGATCCTCGACGAGAAGGAGCGGGACGAGCTGGAGACGCGTGCCGTCATCCTGGCCGATCCCTCGATCAACGAGCGGCAGAAGCAGGTGCTGCTGCAGATCTACGACTCCTTCCGCAAGGAGAACGCCGCCGAGGCCGCGCAGGCCGCCGAGCAGCAGGCGCACCAGTCGCCGCAGCCCACCGAGACGTAA
- a CDS encoding HAD domain-containing protein, giving the protein MTGRPLLFLDVDGPLIPFGGPGPYPTHGPTPPGAHPLLARLDPAHGPRLAALGCELVWATTWGGDANDCLAPRLGLPPLPVVDFPDEGEVGRQAGVDVVAGLHWKTRALSVWAAGRPYVWLDDELREPDRAWVAAHHPAPALLHRVDPRQGLAVADCVAVGAWLRREGL; this is encoded by the coding sequence GTGACCGGCCGGCCGCTGCTGTTCCTGGACGTCGACGGCCCGCTGATCCCGTTCGGCGGCCCGGGCCCGTACCCGACCCACGGCCCCACGCCCCCCGGGGCCCATCCCCTCCTCGCCCGCCTCGACCCGGCCCACGGCCCCCGGCTCGCCGCCCTGGGCTGCGAGCTCGTCTGGGCGACCACCTGGGGCGGCGATGCCAACGACTGCCTCGCCCCGCGCCTGGGGCTGCCGCCGCTGCCGGTCGTCGACTTCCCGGACGAGGGCGAGGTCGGGCGGCAGGCCGGGGTCGACGTCGTCGCGGGACTGCACTGGAAGACCCGGGCCCTCTCCGTGTGGGCGGCCGGGCGGCCGTACGTCTGGCTGGACGACGAGCTCCGCGAGCCCGACCGCGCCTGGGTCGCCGCCCATCACCCGGCCCCCGCGCTCCTCCACCGGGTGGACCCGCGGCAGGGCCTGGCGGTGGCGGACTGCGTGGCGGTCGGGGCGTGGCTGCGGCGGGAGGGGCTGTGA
- a CDS encoding MarR family winged helix-turn-helix transcriptional regulator gives MTSMAPARTEPDLSYLLDHTSHVLRTRMAARLGEIGLTARMHCVLVHALEEERTQAQLAEIGDMDKTTMVVTVDALEKAGLAERRPSSTDRRARIIAVTEKGAEVAGQSQRIVDSVHEDALASLPAKDRDALLHALNLLATGHLETPAEGPHNARRARQAK, from the coding sequence ATGACCTCCATGGCGCCCGCCCGCACCGAGCCCGACCTCTCCTACCTCCTCGACCACACCAGCCATGTCCTGCGGACCCGGATGGCCGCCCGGCTCGGGGAGATCGGGCTGACCGCGCGCATGCACTGCGTGCTGGTCCACGCGCTGGAGGAGGAGCGCACGCAGGCGCAGCTCGCCGAGATCGGCGACATGGACAAGACGACGATGGTCGTCACCGTCGACGCCCTGGAGAAGGCCGGCCTCGCCGAACGCCGCCCGTCGAGCACCGACCGGCGCGCGCGGATCATCGCGGTCACGGAGAAGGGTGCCGAGGTCGCCGGGCAGAGTCAGCGCATCGTCGACTCGGTCCACGAGGACGCCCTCGCCTCCCTCCCCGCCAAGGACCGCGACGCCCTCCTCCACGCCCTGAACCTCCTGGCCACCGGCCACCTGGAGACCCCGGCCGAGGGCCCGCACAACGCCCGCAGGGCCCGGCAGGCGAAGTGA